In a genomic window of Diabrotica undecimpunctata isolate CICGRU chromosome 2, icDiaUnde3, whole genome shotgun sequence:
- the LOC140434126 gene encoding juvenile hormone esterase-like isoform X2: MKVFKISQVFLFIILIALHESISKYIEDDGTIVQLEEGKIRGHILKSLNGNDYYAFQEIPYAAPPVGENRFQLAKPPKPWTDVLNTTRNTKICYQKPSPYTNLELSEDCLYINVYTPQKPGSNNLLPVLLWIHGGAFVYEAGTIEYFGPKYVIDSGIVVVTFNYRLGAFGFVGTNDGVIPLNIGLKDQRWAMEWVQKNIHLFGGDPDHVTIAGESSGSLAVDYHLTGPWEDGKQLFHAAIMQSGSILTGLLVQDHETNTALSLGRALDPEFKSDDTKELLNVLQKAEATDIFKLQASLTIGTSQESEGPFSYNGFEAFLSGNYKNVPVLSGFTSEEAAGDDADAVAHGEDTLYFWANEYNSDLSKFPEADQLTLHKFVKLLTNFVKFYNPTPEVDPLLDNVIWQPSEPISLRFLNINGTLSMQENPRQFKEVNEIMEKYMQPPFVVFG, from the exons ATGAAGGTGTTTAAAATATcacaagtatttttatttatcattttaattGCGCTACACGAAAGTATTTCAAAATACATCGAAGATGATGGAACTATAGTGCAACTGGAGGAAGGAAAGATTCGTGGACATATCCTTAAGAGTCTAAATGGCAACGACTACTACGCTTTTCAAGAAATCCCATATGCTGCACCACCTGTAGGAGAAAACAGATTTCAA CTAGCCAAACCACCTAAACCTTGGACTGATGTTCTCAATACCACTAGAAATACCAAGATTTGTTATCAAAAGCCATCACCATATACCAACCTTGAACTAAGTGAAGATTGTTTATATATTAATGTTTACACGCCACAA aaacCTGGCAGTAATAACCTCCTTCCTGTATTGCTATGGATCCATGGAGGAGCATTTGTTTATGAAGCTGGTACAATTGAATACTTCGGACCAAAATATGTAATAGATTCTGGCATTGTTGTTGTAACCTTCAACTACAGACTGGGAGCTTTTG GCTTTGTTGGAACTAACGATGGAGTTATTCCTCTGAATATTGGACTTAAAGACCAAAGGTGGGCTATGGAATGGGTACAgaaaaatattcatttatttGGTGGAGATCCTGATCATGTGACTATAGCTGGTGAGAGTTCAGGATCATTGGCTGTTGATTATCATCTTACAGGGCCATGGGAAGACGGCAAAC AACTGTTTCATGCTGCAATAATGCAAAGTGGAAGTATACTTACTGGTTTGCTTGTACAGGACCATGAAACCAACACAGCCTTGTCTCTTGGTAGAGCTTTGGATCCTGAATTTAAATCTGATGATACGAAGGAGCTGTTGAACGTGCTCCAGAAAGCAGAAGCCACCGATATTTTTAAG TTACAGGCGTCCCTCACAATAGGAACATCTCAGGAATCAGAAGGACCATTCTCCTATAACGGGTTTGAAGCATTTTTATCAGGAAATTATAAAAACGTGCCTGTACTATCTGGATTTACTTCAGAAGAAGCAGCAGGTGATG ATGCAGATGCTGTTGCGCATGGTGAAGATACTCTATATTTTTGGGCAAATGAATACAATTCCGATCTTAGTAAATTTCCAGAAGCAGATCAGCTCACTCTTCACAAGTTTGTCAAACTCTTGactaattttgtaaaatttta caaTCCAACTCCGGAAGTCGACCCATTGTTGGACAACGTCATCTGGCAACCATCTGAACCAATTTCattaagatttttaaatattaatggaACTTTAAGTATGCAAGAAAATCCAAGACAGTTCAAGGAAGTTAACGAGATTATGGAAAAGTATATGCAACCACCTTTTGTAGTAtttggttaa
- the LOC140434126 gene encoding juvenile hormone esterase-like isoform X1, translating to MKVFKISQVFLFIILIALHESISKYIEDDGTIVQLEEGKIRGHILKSLNGNDYYAFQEIPYAAPPVGENRFQLAKPPKPWTDVLNTTRNTKICYQKPSPYTNLELSEDCLYINVYTPQKPGSNNLLPVLLWIHGGAFVYEAGTIEYFGPKYVIDSGIVVVTFNYRLGAFGFVGTNDGVIPLNIGLKDQRWAMEWVQKNIHLFGGDPDHVTIAGESSGSLAVDYHLTGPWEDGKQLFHAAIMQSGSILTGLLVQDHETNTALSLGRALDPEFKSDDTKELLNVLQKAEATDIFKLQASLTIGTSQESEGPFSYNGFEAFLSGNYKNVPVLSGFTSEEAAGDVYLNNTAIIKFFDDNPGLLIDNRINMSPEDREIVGTLRKQLYTHNTSFLEDFGGFIRVVSDTICVNAMCKQVELASPYVTNYFYRFAYIGELGGSGTRPSMPPDADAVAHGEDTLYFWANEYNSDLSKFPEADQLTLHKFVKLLTNFVKFYNPTPEVDPLLDNVIWQPSEPISLRFLNINGTLSMQENPRQFKEVNEIMEKYMQPPFVVFG from the exons ATGAAGGTGTTTAAAATATcacaagtatttttatttatcattttaattGCGCTACACGAAAGTATTTCAAAATACATCGAAGATGATGGAACTATAGTGCAACTGGAGGAAGGAAAGATTCGTGGACATATCCTTAAGAGTCTAAATGGCAACGACTACTACGCTTTTCAAGAAATCCCATATGCTGCACCACCTGTAGGAGAAAACAGATTTCAA CTAGCCAAACCACCTAAACCTTGGACTGATGTTCTCAATACCACTAGAAATACCAAGATTTGTTATCAAAAGCCATCACCATATACCAACCTTGAACTAAGTGAAGATTGTTTATATATTAATGTTTACACGCCACAA aaacCTGGCAGTAATAACCTCCTTCCTGTATTGCTATGGATCCATGGAGGAGCATTTGTTTATGAAGCTGGTACAATTGAATACTTCGGACCAAAATATGTAATAGATTCTGGCATTGTTGTTGTAACCTTCAACTACAGACTGGGAGCTTTTG GCTTTGTTGGAACTAACGATGGAGTTATTCCTCTGAATATTGGACTTAAAGACCAAAGGTGGGCTATGGAATGGGTACAgaaaaatattcatttatttGGTGGAGATCCTGATCATGTGACTATAGCTGGTGAGAGTTCAGGATCATTGGCTGTTGATTATCATCTTACAGGGCCATGGGAAGACGGCAAAC AACTGTTTCATGCTGCAATAATGCAAAGTGGAAGTATACTTACTGGTTTGCTTGTACAGGACCATGAAACCAACACAGCCTTGTCTCTTGGTAGAGCTTTGGATCCTGAATTTAAATCTGATGATACGAAGGAGCTGTTGAACGTGCTCCAGAAAGCAGAAGCCACCGATATTTTTAAG TTACAGGCGTCCCTCACAATAGGAACATCTCAGGAATCAGAAGGACCATTCTCCTATAACGGGTTTGAAGCATTTTTATCAGGAAATTATAAAAACGTGCCTGTACTATCTGGATTTACTTCAGAAGAAGCAGCAGGTGATG tttatctaAATAACACAGCcattataaaatttttcgatGATAATCCAGGTCTACTAATTGATAACAGAATAAATATGTCTCCTGAAGATAGAGAAATTGTTGGTACTTTAAGAAAACAATTATATACACACAATACTAGTTTTTTGGAAGATTTTGGCGGTTTTATAAGG GTTGTCAGTGACACAATTTGTGTCAATGCAATGTGCAAACAAGTTGAATTAGCATCACCCTATGTCACGAACTACTTTTACCGATTTGCCTACATAGGAGAATTAGGAGGATCGGGGACGAGACCATCTATGCCACCAG ATGCAGATGCTGTTGCGCATGGTGAAGATACTCTATATTTTTGGGCAAATGAATACAATTCCGATCTTAGTAAATTTCCAGAAGCAGATCAGCTCACTCTTCACAAGTTTGTCAAACTCTTGactaattttgtaaaatttta caaTCCAACTCCGGAAGTCGACCCATTGTTGGACAACGTCATCTGGCAACCATCTGAACCAATTTCattaagatttttaaatattaatggaACTTTAAGTATGCAAGAAAATCCAAGACAGTTCAAGGAAGTTAACGAGATTATGGAAAAGTATATGCAACCACCTTTTGTAGTAtttggttaa